A window from Malacoplasma iowae encodes these proteins:
- a CDS encoding IS30 family transposase, translating to MKTYKHLTKEERCLIYFLWNKEKYSMNKIAKILNKNKSTISRELKRNTSSTGIYYSSNAHKKYIRRKSNCHMFFMLKYKNFTDLFIQKFNPKSHGVEATIFWIKENYPLVKVPSARQVFRWINSKIWKIQRRDCLRRKYVKGKRRKIGIFSKIDGKYCIPYSLRPEKINKRKEFGHWEADLIVSKRQSGYYHLLTLVERKTRLAIIRKIKGKNARSMMAKMYTIIRDEKLPIKSITVDNGLEFQMMGITAKQFNFKVYYCQPYSSFQRGSNENINGIVRRWYKKGTDFSLVSEDKIKTLEWKVNNIPRKMFGYKTAYQMYQENI from the coding sequence ATGAAAACTTATAAACATTTAACAAAAGAAGAAAGATGCTTAATTTATTTTCTTTGAAATAAAGAAAAATATTCTATGAATAAGATTGCAAAAATCTTAAATAAAAACAAATCAACAATATCAAGAGAATTAAAAAGAAACACATCTTCAACAGGAATTTATTATTCATCAAATGCTCACAAAAAATACATTAGAAGAAAATCAAATTGTCATATGTTTTTTATGTTGAAGTACAAAAACTTCACAGATCTTTTTATTCAAAAATTTAATCCTAAATCTCATGGTGTAGAAGCTACAATTTTTTGAATAAAAGAAAACTATCCATTAGTTAAAGTTCCAAGTGCTAGGCAAGTATTTAGATGAATCAATAGCAAGATTTGAAAGATACAAAGAAGAGATTGTTTAAGAAGAAAATATGTTAAAGGAAAAAGAAGAAAAATAGGTATATTTTCTAAAATTGATGGAAAATACTGCATTCCTTATAGTCTAAGACCAGAAAAGATAAACAAAAGAAAAGAATTTGGACATTGAGAAGCTGATCTAATAGTTAGTAAAAGGCAAAGTGGTTATTACCACTTATTAACATTAGTAGAAAGAAAAACAAGGTTGGCAATTATTAGAAAAATAAAAGGTAAAAACGCTAGATCAATGATGGCTAAAATGTATACCATTATTCGAGATGAAAAACTCCCAATAAAAAGCATCACTGTTGATAATGGGTTAGAGTTTCAAATGATGGGAATAACTGCAAAACAATTCAACTTTAAAGTTTATTATTGCCAACCTTATTCTTCATTCCAAAGAGGGTCCAACGAGAACATAAATGGGATAGTTAGAAGATGATATAAAAAAGGAACTGACTTCAGTTTAGTAAGTGAAGATAAAATAAAAACTCTTGAATGAAAAGTAAACAACATCCCAAGAAAAATGTTTGGTTATAAAACAGCTTACCAAATGTATCAAGAAAATATTTAA
- a CDS encoding lipoprotein 17-related variable surface protein: MVRKKIILTTIIASLSGASIGFIPSFVINKKSSYKISNANINDQSNNLSNNNLINEELNKLTPTQANSQNTFLSAKTGPIVYWGSKISSLDWFGGERWSVDLDTMMENPFKTGDWKRSWFNYDYDRTNNILYILTSGASWSNVKQRLLAIDVETGKDAFTGKEINEQNKISSIDFPQTNSDVRFLTVLKNGNVLMYGGAKTGLNGNAYLYDKNQNKIETVNHKFEEHMNIISKPSDSKWYFFNLIPVSNNRNLVEIVNFTTKSGVDIGNGVNDANFNVYFILVDDKLNIIKNNKWSKPKLAANGINGYKNSKITPQRDYYYFADGKVVTVLYNRIIIVDPNGDVDFKSLKLSDEDKWVLSWTFDSGENLFFKYKDDGFIYASSSTSVKSTQDNSLVNLNTYFDINSSSQNGVNKYAKDYILYNVHGYYGQIMMLNSYFNTDPNFKDKSEEEIVANQYGLAVAITSNENNPLFGDIKGLLNTDKAFIKSSDFSIDDSILNNKLPSEISRQDLTITNDGFFTQNTEKNNNGTLKYPQFVKEVINDDGKKNGDQGNLRITANIDQIPWFVNNNVMPSDIAPLTITKWFNTKQKISDRVNWKDVNLDYDFKNTLPSKVTVDDVKRFSPFSINITSQKTTIGGVSYPKEEYKITERKDETGEIKITMEYSYLPIDVEAKSENILKQTFEKTFNIFKTSDEKKFNFVGNGQTEENINSIPQLKELSESNLLPSSISSEDNSSILRFINTDTSSGYPLSKMKFNVTPNDNNGTLKITAVLPKEYYGDQEDKVFTKTYTGLNKTSNYKFIFNANPKEFNKNSYRPSEVSEQDIYKYFVMYSGYNSSDLSINLQPNDETGELQVTFYLNGDYPESIANNYNGFVKTENGYEYVVKVDGFQTNDEYEKQYQVNFIDDNDFSLNDIKKFTPKQISLSLKNISSKIDDNKNIIINGKEIKTEEELAKALIKSTGSKIPKVEDLNQNNFSYEIYYNDPNGEITIKLTFKNIQDINSDLVFIQRYTGFAKGNQVTTNDILSFKTQDKLMFDNSELKKLLPSEIASMLNDKNSRVKELNKFLNYYSGDYKKSIDNNKFDLDVVYDDIFGYLTIKIVFDRTDIVDTNSLLSYTATYNGFMHE; this comes from the coding sequence ATGGTAAGAAAAAAAATAATTTTAACTACAATTATAGCTTCTTTATCAGGAGCATCAATTGGTTTTATACCTAGTTTTGTGATTAATAAAAAATCATCTTATAAAATTAGTAATGCAAATATTAACGATCAATCAAATAATTTAAGTAATAATAATCTTATAAATGAAGAATTAAATAAATTAACACCAACTCAAGCAAATAGTCAAAATACATTTTTATCTGCAAAAACAGGACCAATAGTTTATTGAGGGTCAAAAATTTCTTCTTTGGATTGATTTGGTGGAGAAAGATGAAGTGTTGATTTAGATACAATGATGGAAAATCCTTTTAAAACTGGGGATTGAAAAAGAAGTTGATTTAACTATGATTATGATAGAACAAACAATATTTTGTATATTCTAACTAGTGGTGCTAGTTGAAGTAATGTTAAACAAAGATTGTTAGCAATAGATGTTGAAACTGGAAAAGACGCATTTACAGGTAAAGAAATAAATGAGCAAAACAAAATTAGCTCAATTGATTTCCCTCAAACTAATTCTGATGTTAGGTTTCTTACTGTTTTGAAAAACGGTAATGTTTTAATGTATGGTGGAGCAAAAACCGGATTAAATGGTAATGCATATTTATATGATAAAAATCAAAATAAAATTGAAACAGTTAACCATAAATTTGAAGAACATATGAATATTATTTCTAAACCAAGTGATTCTAAGTGATATTTTTTTAATTTAATACCAGTATCAAATAATAGAAATCTTGTTGAAATTGTTAATTTTACAACTAAATCTGGTGTTGATATTGGTAATGGTGTTAATGATGCAAACTTTAATGTTTATTTTATTTTAGTTGATGATAAATTGAACATAATAAAAAATAATAAGTGATCTAAACCAAAACTAGCTGCAAACGGAATAAACGGTTATAAAAACAGTAAAATAACACCACAACGTGATTATTATTATTTTGCCGATGGAAAAGTTGTTACTGTTCTTTATAACAGAATAATTATTGTAGATCCTAATGGAGATGTTGATTTTAAATCTTTAAAATTATCAGATGAAGATAAATGAGTTTTATCATGAACATTTGATAGTGGAGAAAATTTATTTTTTAAATATAAAGATGATGGTTTTATTTATGCTTCATCTTCAACATCTGTAAAATCAACACAAGATAATAGTTTAGTTAACTTAAACACTTATTTTGATATTAATAGTTCAAGTCAAAATGGGGTTAATAAATATGCTAAAGATTATATTCTTTATAATGTCCATGGATATTATGGTCAGATAATGATGTTGAATTCTTATTTTAATACTGATCCAAATTTTAAAGATAAATCAGAAGAAGAAATCGTTGCAAATCAATATGGATTGGCTGTGGCTATAACTTCAAATGAAAATAATCCTTTATTTGGGGATATAAAAGGTTTGCTAAACACAGATAAAGCATTTATAAAATCATCTGATTTTTCAATTGATGATTCTATATTAAACAATAAACTTCCTAGTGAAATATCAAGACAAGATTTAACAATAACTAATGATGGTTTCTTTACACAAAATACAGAAAAAAACAATAATGGGACATTAAAATATCCTCAATTTGTCAAAGAAGTAATAAATGATGATGGAAAAAAGAATGGTGATCAAGGAAATTTAAGAATAACAGCTAACATCGATCAAATTCCATGATTTGTTAACAATAATGTTATGCCATCAGATATTGCACCTTTAACAATAACTAAATGATTTAACACAAAACAAAAAATTTCTGATAGGGTTAACTGAAAAGATGTTAATTTAGATTATGATTTTAAAAATACATTACCATCAAAGGTAACAGTAGATGACGTTAAAAGATTTAGTCCTTTTTCTATTAATATAACATCACAAAAAACAACAATTGGCGGTGTGTCTTATCCAAAAGAAGAATATAAGATAACTGAAAGAAAAGATGAAACTGGCGAAATAAAAATAACAATGGAATATTCATATCTTCCTATTGATGTTGAAGCAAAAAGTGAAAATATTTTAAAACAAACATTTGAAAAAACATTCAATATTTTTAAAACTAGTGATGAGAAAAAATTTAATTTTGTTGGAAATGGGCAAACAGAAGAAAACATAAATTCCATTCCTCAGTTAAAGGAATTGAGTGAATCAAATTTGTTACCAAGTAGTATATCAAGTGAAGATAATTCGTCAATTTTAAGATTTATTAATACTGATACATCTAGTGGTTATCCATTAAGTAAAATGAAATTTAATGTTACTCCAAACGATAATAATGGTACTTTAAAAATAACTGCTGTATTACCTAAAGAATATTATGGGGACCAAGAAGATAAAGTTTTCACTAAAACATATACTGGTTTAAATAAAACATCCAATTATAAATTTATTTTTAATGCCAATCCAAAAGAGTTTAATAAAAATTCGTATAGACCAAGTGAAGTAAGTGAACAAGATATTTATAAATATTTTGTTATGTATAGTGGATATAACTCTTCTGATTTATCTATTAATCTTCAACCAAATGATGAAACAGGGGAACTTCAAGTAACATTTTATTTAAATGGTGATTATCCAGAATCAATAGCAAATAACTATAATGGATTTGTTAAAACAGAAAATGGCTATGAATATGTTGTAAAAGTAGACGGTTTCCAAACTAATGATGAATATGAAAAACAATATCAAGTGAATTTTATTGATGACAATGATTTTTCATTAAATGACATTAAAAAATTTACACCTAAACAAATAAGTCTTTCATTAAAAAACATTTCATCAAAAATAGATGATAATAAAAACATCATAATAAATGGTAAAGAAATAAAAACTGAAGAAGAATTAGCAAAAGCATTGATTAAATCAACAGGAAGTAAAATTCCAAAAGTAGAAGATTTGAATCAAAATAATTTTTCGTATGAAATTTATTATAATGATCCAAATGGTGAAATAACTATTAAATTAACTTTTAAAAATATTCAAGACATAAATAGTGATTTGGTTTTTATTCAAAGATATACAGGTTTTGCAAAAGGTAATCAAGTTACAACAAATGATATATTATCTTTTAAAACTCAAGATAAATTGATGTTTGACAATAGTGAATTAAAAAAATTATTACCTAGTGAAATTGCAAGTATGTTAAATGATAAAAATTCTAGAGTAAAAGAATTAAATAAATTTCTTAACTATTATTCTGGTGATTATAAAAAATCAATAGATAATAATAAATTTGATTTGGATGTTGTTTATGATGATATTTTTGGATATTTAACTATTAAAATAGTATTTGACAGAACTGATATTGTTGATACAAATTCATTATTATCTTATACTGCTACATACAATGGTTTTATGCATGAATAA